The following coding sequences lie in one Kamptonema formosum PCC 6407 genomic window:
- a CDS encoding response regulator transcription factor, which translates to MSTVMVVDDSVTLREMIADLLKGRGLNVTVASDGVEALEQIKANCPDLVVLDIVMPRMNGYEVCRRLKSDPKTQNLPVVMCSSKSEEFDRYWGMKQGADAYIAKPFHPQELVGTIKQLLRG; encoded by the coding sequence ATGAGTACAGTTATGGTTGTTGACGACAGCGTTACCCTGCGGGAGATGATCGCCGACTTGCTCAAAGGCAGAGGATTGAATGTTACTGTCGCCAGTGACGGCGTAGAAGCTCTAGAGCAAATCAAAGCGAATTGCCCCGATCTAGTCGTTCTGGACATTGTTATGCCCCGGATGAATGGCTATGAAGTTTGCCGGCGGCTCAAGAGCGACCCCAAAACCCAAAATTTACCTGTGGTAATGTGTTCGAGTAAAAGTGAAGAATTCGATCGCTACTGGGGCATGAAGCAAGGAGCGGACGCTTATATCGCTAAGCCTTTTCACCCACAGGAATTAGTAGGAACTATTAAACAACTCCTGCGTGGGTAG
- a CDS encoding CHAT domain-containing protein yields MKNRKSNIKKCGLLIFPFYFLIFDSLATAQPIKPAVDGTGTFVTPEGNRYDIGGGTLSKDGANLFHSFQQFGLSEGQIANFLSNPAIRNILARVVGGDASIINGLIAVSGGNSNLFLINPAGVIFGANASLNVPGSFTVTTANGIGFGSNWLNAVGVNDYAALVGTPSGFNFSGVRSGSIVNAGQLAVLPGQNLTLLGGTVVNTGSLTALGGQITVAAVPGENVVRISQQGLLLSLEVATSQGEGSAIPVANVPLSLPQLLTGAGSSQATGLAVNSVGEVVLIGSDLKVETGDTVIAPNSAILAAGYANSLQGQSAILYGANNLTLLGSQLYTSGNLTLQARNGVIVRDRPANPFVARVGGSLYIQGDRSIDILALNPIPGIAPGPQFQSGGDLSLVSGGNISGDSHFAAGGSFSIRNLSGGPGNFVSRYDPIFSSEGDVVFGDYTGVSLKVEAKGSIIAGNIEITGPDVTVSGSDPDIAILTSGPALILRSGVVSLANAPNLPPDAAIGDTNFTSFPSSSSSITVGTISADGQVILSAGGDIVTSEINGGEVAIATGGSITTAGLLQSNGAIALEAAGNIFTNEISSVGNNGDVSLTSSGGNIEAGAIDVSAGSAIAMTASGNLAVDSLVGNAVDVVANIGTVSIGRIDANGNVSISAGEKLSLGSVNASGGGNNVSLSAGNDISVEFINAPGGSIDIRTPGFFRAFGTFTDNNVTEASISTVGGDGGGPIVIRHGGGDTDQVTPFIVGDATVNGTAGAIASSRNNIIQPRQSFSNSYTQGNIQIITTNPVTPTPTPIPTPIPTPIPTPIPTPIPTPIPTPIPTPIPTPIPTPIPTPIPTPIPTPTPIFTPTPIPILTPTPISPTPIPLTPISPTPIRPNPPSIPIANPLLPLQQSQDQRNISLDLQRPSTILQPNLIELGNNLRNLTSENAREAVFNSTLRANIAQSFNSGNIIQALGQIEKSFTQEFGEYLELNLNPGFSSLSDIQKSLKIIEQRTGTKPSLIYVFSRPEQLELVLVTSSGSIVHKSVSEAKQDDLFDVVTEFRNDITNPRFRNTTIYRASAQLLYKWIVAPLEQTLQERGIDTIAFTMDKGLRGIPIAALHDGQNFLMEKYNLSLIPSINLTDTRYVDVKNSPVLAMGASQFINLNPLPAVPLEIATIMSEWPGVGFLNEGFTLENFRRQRETQPFGIIHLATHGEFQPGTPSNSFIQLWDSRLQLDQLQQLRLNDPAVELLVLSACKTAVGDGDAELGFGGLAVQAGVKTALASLWYVSDEGTLALMTEFYGQLKLAPIKAAALRQAQMAMLRGEVRLQGGKLRGSKGTSVDLPAPLLKLGDRNLSHPFYWSAFVMIGSPW; encoded by the coding sequence ATGAAAAATAGAAAATCAAATATTAAAAAATGTGGGTTATTGATTTTTCCTTTCTATTTTTTAATATTTGATTCTTTGGCAACAGCGCAGCCCATTAAACCCGCTGTAGATGGTACGGGAACTTTTGTCACTCCTGAAGGCAACCGCTACGATATTGGCGGCGGTACTCTGTCAAAGGACGGAGCGAATCTTTTCCACAGTTTTCAACAGTTTGGTTTGAGTGAAGGTCAAATTGCTAATTTTTTATCTAATCCAGCGATTAGAAATATCTTGGCTCGTGTTGTGGGTGGGGATGCTTCAATAATTAATGGTTTAATTGCTGTCAGTGGTGGGAATTCTAATCTTTTTTTAATCAATCCGGCAGGTGTTATTTTTGGTGCTAATGCGAGTCTAAATGTGCCCGGTAGCTTCACTGTTACGACTGCTAATGGTATCGGGTTTGGGAGTAATTGGTTGAATGCTGTTGGTGTTAATGATTATGCTGCATTAGTGGGAACGCCTAGTGGTTTTAATTTCAGTGGAGTGCGATCGGGAAGTATAGTTAATGCTGGTCAGTTAGCCGTTTTGCCAGGACAAAATTTAACTTTGCTCGGTGGTACGGTGGTGAATACTGGCAGTCTAACCGCACTAGGGGGTCAAATTACTGTTGCTGCTGTCCCTGGTGAGAATGTGGTTCGCATCAGTCAACAGGGTCTATTGCTGAGTTTAGAGGTGGCGACTTCGCAAGGGGAAGGATCTGCAATACCTGTGGCTAATGTACCTCTTTCTTTACCGCAGTTATTAACGGGTGCTGGCAGTAGTCAGGCGACTGGACTCGCTGTTAATAGTGTTGGGGAAGTGGTTTTGATTGGTTCGGATTTGAAGGTAGAAACCGGGGATACGGTAATTGCACCGAATTCTGCAATACTTGCGGCGGGCTACGCTAACTCACTTCAAGGTCAATCTGCTATACTCTATGGTGCAAATAATCTCACTTTATTGGGAAGTCAATTATATACGAGTGGCAACCTGACTTTGCAAGCACGAAATGGAGTAATCGTTCGCGATCGCCCAGCTAATCCCTTTGTTGCTAGAGTGGGAGGGAGTCTTTACATTCAGGGCGATCGCAGCATTGATATCCTAGCCCTCAATCCGATTCCAGGTATTGCGCCGGGGCCCCAATTCCAAAGCGGGGGCGACTTAAGCTTGGTTAGTGGTGGTAATATTTCCGGCGATTCTCACTTTGCTGCTGGTGGTAGTTTCTCGATTCGGAATTTGTCGGGTGGGCCGGGTAACTTTGTAAGCAGATATGACCCCATATTCAGTTCTGAGGGAGATGTCGTCTTTGGGGACTATACAGGCGTTTCGCTGAAAGTGGAGGCGAAAGGGAGCATTATTGCAGGCAATATTGAGATTACAGGGCCCGATGTTACGGTTTCTGGTTCCGATCCAGATATTGCGATCTTGACCAGTGGCCCGGCGTTGATTTTGCGATCGGGAGTAGTGAGTCTGGCAAATGCTCCTAATCTTCCTCCCGATGCTGCGATTGGAGATACAAATTTTACCTCTTTTCCATCTTCATCCAGCTCAATTACGGTAGGGACGATCTCAGCAGATGGACAGGTGATTTTGTCAGCGGGGGGTGATATTGTCACTAGCGAGATTAACGGTGGGGAAGTGGCGATCGCAACGGGTGGCTCGATTACCACTGCTGGTCTGCTACAGTCAAATGGTGCGATCGCTCTGGAAGCAGCGGGGAATATTTTTACTAATGAGATTTCCAGTGTTGGTAACAACGGCGATGTAAGTCTGACGAGTAGCGGCGGAAATATTGAAGCGGGTGCGATCGATGTGAGTGCTGGCAGTGCGATCGCCATGACTGCCTCTGGAAACTTGGCGGTGGACTCGTTAGTGGGCAATGCAGTTGATGTCGTAGCTAATATAGGTACTGTTAGTATTGGCAGGATAGATGCTAATGGCAATGTGAGCATTTCTGCGGGCGAAAAGCTCTCACTTGGTAGCGTAAACGCTAGCGGAGGCGGCAACAATGTGAGCCTAAGTGCGGGAAATGATATCAGCGTTGAATTCATTAATGCACCTGGGGGTAGCATTGATATCAGAACTCCAGGTTTTTTCCGGGCTTTTGGTACTTTTACAGACAACAATGTTACAGAGGCAAGTATTTCGACTGTTGGCGGTGATGGCGGTGGGCCGATAGTAATTCGGCATGGTGGCGGCGATACTGACCAAGTAACGCCATTTATAGTGGGAGATGCGACAGTGAATGGTACTGCGGGTGCGATCGCTAGCAGTCGTAATAATATCATTCAGCCCCGCCAATCTTTCAGCAACTCTTATACTCAGGGTAATATTCAAATCATTACTACTAACCCAGTAACTCCCACTCCTACGCCAATTCCGACACCGATTCCGACACCGATTCCCACGCCGATTCCGACACCGATTCCGACACCGATTCCCACACCAATTCCCACACCAATTCCCACGCCGATTCCCACGCCGATTCCTACGCCAATTCCGACACCGATTCCCACGCCTACACCAATTTTCACTCCCACTCCGATACCAATTCTCACCCCCACTCCGATATCGCCAACTCCAATACCGCTAACTCCAATATCACCAACTCCAATCCGACCAAATCCTCCTTCAATCCCGATCGCAAACCCATTGCTTCCACTGCAACAAAGTCAAGACCAACGTAACATTTCCCTCGACCTACAAAGACCATCAACTATTTTACAACCAAATTTAATTGAGTTAGGAAATAATCTCCGCAACCTGACTAGCGAAAACGCCAGAGAAGCAGTTTTTAACTCAACATTACGTGCAAACATCGCTCAAAGTTTCAATTCAGGTAATATCATTCAGGCATTAGGACAGATAGAAAAGTCATTCACTCAGGAGTTTGGAGAATACCTGGAACTTAACTTAAATCCGGGGTTTTCTTCTCTCAGCGATATCCAGAAAAGTTTGAAAATAATTGAACAGCGAACTGGCACAAAACCGAGTTTGATTTATGTTTTCTCGCGCCCAGAACAACTAGAATTAGTGCTAGTAACATCATCGGGGTCTATAGTTCACAAGAGTGTCTCGGAAGCTAAGCAGGATGACTTATTCGATGTGGTGACAGAGTTCAGAAATGATATTACTAATCCCCGTTTCCGAAATACCACAATTTACCGTGCCTCTGCACAGTTACTTTACAAGTGGATAGTTGCACCTTTAGAGCAAACTCTGCAAGAGCGCGGCATTGATACGATCGCATTTACTATGGACAAAGGTCTGCGAGGTATCCCCATTGCTGCTTTGCATGATGGGCAAAACTTTTTGATGGAAAAGTACAATCTCAGCCTCATTCCCAGCATTAATTTAACGGATACTCGCTACGTAGATGTCAAAAATTCCCCTGTTTTGGCAATGGGAGCCTCACAATTTATTAATTTAAATCCTTTACCAGCAGTGCCGCTCGAGATCGCTACGATTATGTCAGAATGGCCAGGAGTGGGTTTTCTCAATGAGGGTTTTACTCTCGAAAATTTTAGGCGACAACGGGAGACTCAGCCTTTTGGTATTATTCACCTGGCCACTCACGGGGAGTTTCAACCAGGAACACCCAGCAATTCTTTTATTCAACTGTGGGATAGTCGGCTACAGCTCGATCAACTACAGCAGCTAAGATTGAATGACCCGGCTGTGGAATTATTGGTTTTAAGTGCTTGTAAAACTGCGGTGGGGGATGGTGATGCTGAGTTGGGTTTTGGGGGTTTGGCAGTGCAGGCGGGTGTAAAGACGGCGTTGGCGAGTCTCTGGTATGTCAGTGATGAGGGTACTTTGGCATTGATGACTGAGTTTTATGGGCAGTTAAAGCTAGCACCAATCAAGGCGGCTGCTTTGCGTCAGGCGCAAATGGCGATGCTACGGGGAGAGGTGCGTTTGCAGGGAGGTAAATTACGGGGATCGAAGGGGACGAGTGTTGATTTGCCCGCGCCTCTCCTCAAACTTGGAGATCGGAATTTATCGCATCCTTTCTATTGGTCGGCGTTTGTGATGATTGGCAGCCCTTGGTAA